From the Acidilutibacter cellobiosedens genome, one window contains:
- the ltrA gene encoding group II intron reverse transcriptase/maturase, with the protein MTKLLDKILDRQNMYQALKSVSSNKGASGIDGITIDGIDGYIRESWSRIKVEIEERSYKPQPVLRVEIPKPNGGTRKLGIPTVMDRIIQQAIVQVLSPIVDKEFSEFSYGFRPSRNCEMAVVKLLEYFNDGYLWVVDIDLEKFFDTVPQDKLMSLVHSIIDDPDTESLIRKFLQAGIMDKGEYQPSKRGTPQGGNLSPLLSNIMLNELDKELESRGLNFVRYADDCIITVKSKASAKRVMDSVTSWIERKLGLKVNSSKSRITRPTNLKYLGFGFWKDGRVKQWKARPHQDSIKSFKNKLKNLTQRKWSISFTERLKKLNQVIRGWINYFLIGSMKGTLTEIDSRLRTRLRMIIWKMWKVPSKRQWGLQKLGISKDLARLTSYCGDRYYFVATKTCVSRAISKEILTKRGLVSPLDYYEHRRNVRFN; encoded by the coding sequence ATGACAAAATTACTAGACAAAATTCTAGACCGACAAAATATGTATCAAGCACTTAAAAGCGTAAGCTCAAATAAAGGGGCAAGTGGAATTGATGGGATAACCATCGATGGAATTGATGGATACATTAGAGAAAGTTGGTCAAGGATTAAAGTTGAGATAGAAGAAAGAAGTTACAAACCACAACCAGTCTTAAGAGTAGAAATTCCAAAACCTAATGGTGGCACTAGAAAGCTAGGAATACCTACAGTCATGGATAGAATAATACAACAGGCAATAGTACAGGTATTAAGCCCTATAGTAGATAAGGAATTCTCAGAATTCAGCTATGGATTTAGACCGAGTAGAAACTGTGAAATGGCTGTAGTAAAACTACTGGAATATTTTAATGATGGATACCTCTGGGTTGTAGACATTGATTTGGAAAAGTTCTTTGATACAGTTCCACAAGACAAACTAATGAGTCTAGTACACAGTATCATAGACGACCCCGATACCGAGTCACTAATTCGAAAGTTCCTTCAAGCGGGAATAATGGATAAAGGTGAATATCAGCCATCAAAAAGAGGAACACCACAGGGAGGAAATTTATCACCCCTTCTTAGCAACATTATGCTAAATGAACTTGATAAAGAACTAGAAAGCCGTGGACTAAACTTTGTCCGTTACGCAGATGATTGTATCATAACAGTAAAAAGCAAGGCATCAGCAAAAAGAGTAATGGATTCTGTTACCAGTTGGATTGAAAGAAAATTAGGTCTAAAAGTTAATTCATCAAAAAGTAGAATAACAAGACCAACTAATCTGAAATATCTAGGCTTTGGATTTTGGAAAGATGGAAGAGTTAAGCAATGGAAAGCACGACCTCATCAAGATTCCATTAAAAGTTTTAAAAATAAACTTAAAAATCTGACGCAAAGGAAATGGTCTATTAGCTTTACAGAACGACTAAAGAAATTAAATCAAGTGATAAGAGGATGGATAAACTATTTCCTGATAGGTTCCATGAAAGGGACACTTACAGAAATAGACTCAAGACTTAGAACAAGACTTAGAATGATAATCTGGAAGATGTGGAAAGTACCATCAAAAAGACAATGGGGATTACAAAAGTTAGGGATTAGTAAAGACTTAGCAAGATTGACCTCATACTGTGGAGATAGGTACTATTTTGTAGCGACAAAAACCTGTGTATCAAGAGCAATCTCAAAGGAGATTTTAACCAAAAGAGGTTTAGTAAGTCCTTTAGACTACTATGAACACAGGCGTAATGTTAGATTTAATTGA